Below is a genomic region from Chthoniobacterales bacterium.
GCGCGACGTCGATCACGTAGATGAAGGCGTCGGCGAGTTCGGGCGAAAAGGTCGCGGAAAGGTTGTCGCCGCCGCTCTCGATGAGGACGACCTGCAGGTCGGGAATGCTACGGGTGAACGCGGCGACAGCCGCCTCGTTCATGCTCGTGTCGTCGCGGATGGCGGTGTGCGGGCAGCCGCCGGTTTCGACGCCGGCCACGCGGTCGGGGGAGAGGGCTTCGTTGCGCACGAGGAACTCCGCGTCTTCCCGGGTGTAGATGTCGTTGGTGACAACGGCGAGGCTGAACTCGTCGCGCAGCCATTGGCAGAGCCGAAGGACGAGCATGGTCTTGCCGGAGCCGACGGGACCGCCGATGCCGATACGAATGGGTTTCATGAGATGAAGAGGCGTTCGTTGGAGAGTTCGTGGCGCATGCTCGCAAGGTCGAGGGCGGGGTCGAACCAGCCGATCTCGTCGAGCGGAATGCGCATCGCGCG
It encodes:
- the ureG gene encoding urease accessory protein UreG produces the protein MKPIRIGIGGPVGSGKTMLVLRLCQWLRDEFSLAVVTNDIYTREDAEFLVRNEALSPDRVAGVETGGCPHTAIRDDTSMNEAAVAAFTRSIPDLQVVLIESGGDNLSATFSPELADAFIYVIDVAQGDKIPRKGGPAIRHSDLLLINKITLAPHVGADLDVMARDAKLMRGEKPFLFADLKSGQGREAVLDWLRREYLFA